In one window of Gudongella oleilytica DNA:
- a CDS encoding HDIG domain-containing metalloprotein, protein MTRPTREEAYRLLTKYVENDSQIKHALAVEATMKHFAELFGEDVEKWSVIGLIHDLDYDKYPEEHCKVTEQILREEGWPEDYIRGVLSHGWKLCTDVEPKEMMEKTIYAVDELTGLVAATALMRPSKSIMDMEAKSVKKKWGQKSFAAGVNREVIEEGVAMMGMELMEVINQTILGMRKVAEEIGLKGDL, encoded by the coding sequence TTGACGAGACCTACAAGAGAAGAAGCCTACAGGCTTTTAACGAAATATGTTGAGAACGACAGCCAGATAAAGCATGCACTGGCAGTCGAGGCAACTATGAAGCATTTTGCAGAGCTATTTGGCGAAGATGTAGAAAAATGGAGTGTGATTGGACTTATCCATGACCTTGACTACGATAAATATCCTGAAGAGCACTGCAAGGTCACTGAACAAATATTACGTGAAGAGGGTTGGCCTGAGGATTACATCAGGGGAGTACTTAGCCATGGATGGAAGCTTTGTACAGATGTTGAACCAAAAGAGATGATGGAAAAGACTATATATGCTGTTGATGAGCTCACAGGCTTGGTTGCTGCAACAGCTCTTATGAGACCCAGCAAATCTATAATGGACATGGAAGCAAAATCCGTGAAGAAGAAGTGGGGCCAAAAATCCTTCGCAGCAGGTGTCAACCGTGAGGTGATTGAGGAGGGCGTTGCTATGATGGGAATGGAATTGATGGAAGTCATAAATCAGACTATCCTCGGGATGAGGAAGGTTGCTGAGGAGATAGGGCTTAAGGGAGACCTGTAG
- a CDS encoding response regulator transcription factor: MYRLLIVDDESKIREVLREYAEFEGHCVTEAADGMEAVRLCRENDFDLVIMDIMMPKLDGYSAVKEIRKTKNVPVLMLSVRGEEYDKLFGFELGVDDYVVKPFSPKEVMARINAIIGRDRGRNKKLPLRFNGLVIDIEARDVFVDGDKVDLTPKEFELLVYLASNKNRALSREQLLKEIWGYDFFGDDRTIDTHIKMLRNNIGPYRDNIVTLRGVGYKFEERK; encoded by the coding sequence ATGTACAGACTTTTGATTGTGGATGACGAGAGCAAGATAAGAGAGGTACTGAGGGAATATGCAGAATTTGAAGGACATTGTGTCACAGAGGCTGCCGATGGAATGGAGGCTGTCAGACTTTGCAGAGAAAATGATTTTGACCTGGTAATAATGGACATTATGATGCCTAAGCTGGATGGATATTCAGCCGTCAAGGAAATACGAAAGACAAAAAATGTACCCGTCTTAATGCTTTCAGTAAGAGGAGAGGAATATGACAAGCTGTTTGGATTTGAGCTTGGAGTGGATGACTACGTAGTAAAGCCCTTCTCGCCAAAAGAGGTAATGGCAAGAATAAATGCAATTATCGGAAGAGATCGGGGAAGAAATAAGAAATTACCCTTGAGATTTAATGGATTGGTCATTGATATTGAAGCGAGGGATGTTTTCGTCGATGGGGATAAGGTTGACCTTACTCCAAAGGAATTTGAATTACTGGTGTATCTTGCATCAAATAAAAACAGGGCACTGTCCAGGGAGCAGCTTCTTAAAGAAATATGGGGATATGATTTTTTTGGGGATGACAGGACTATCGATACGCATATAAAGATGCTGAGAAACAATATTGGCCCTTACAGAGATAATATAGTAACGCTTAGAGGGGTAGGCTATAAATTTGAGGAAAGGAAATGA
- a CDS encoding sensor histidine kinase — protein sequence MISKLDKKSLNFKLWLYFVSFAAAIMALLWLLQIVFLNSYYESMKIKEISRIGNELAAKYGSLDFENALVETSFNEGISINILDQTGKLVYPLDLFDIIRQPRLNSETFSDFLARLYGSETDYVVYTRTDDRVRNPILVYGAILRNGDAPNYFLFINSMLEPIDSTVNVLKSQLIRITGISFFLSLGISLILARWISRPITNITRSARALSKGDYSVSFEKGAYTEIDNLADTLNSTTRELSKAEELRKDLMANVTHDLKTPLTVIRSYSEMIRDISGESKEKREAHLETIIQESDKLSSLVDDMLELSRVQSGLRDMEMEELDLTELSREVLDRFNYFQENEGYTFQLTANGDTIVLGDKRKLSQAIYNLIGNAVNYTDDDRRIAIKVEGDDDSVRFSIEDHGPGIAADEIDYIWDRYYRGGKSHSRRKTGSGIGLSLVKSIIMAHNGEYGVMSKEGEGSTFYFRLRK from the coding sequence ATGATATCCAAGCTTGACAAGAAATCATTAAATTTCAAGTTGTGGCTTTATTTCGTTTCTTTTGCAGCAGCGATCATGGCATTACTCTGGTTATTGCAGATCGTATTTTTAAACAGCTATTATGAATCCATGAAAATAAAGGAAATAAGCAGGATAGGGAATGAGCTTGCTGCAAAGTACGGATCCCTGGATTTTGAGAATGCATTAGTGGAAACCTCATTTAATGAAGGAATTTCCATTAATATACTTGACCAGACAGGTAAGCTTGTATACCCATTAGATTTATTCGACATAATACGGCAGCCCAGACTAAACAGCGAAACCTTCTCAGATTTTCTTGCCAGGTTATATGGATCAGAGACTGACTATGTAGTATACACGAGAACTGATGATAGGGTAAGAAATCCAATATTGGTATATGGAGCTATCTTAAGGAATGGGGATGCTCCGAACTATTTTCTCTTCATAAACTCCATGCTTGAACCAATAGACTCTACTGTAAACGTACTAAAAAGCCAGCTCATTCGAATAACCGGAATATCATTTTTCCTCTCCCTTGGCATATCCTTGATCCTTGCAAGATGGATTTCAAGGCCTATAACAAATATAACCAGATCAGCAAGAGCCCTTTCCAAAGGGGATTATTCAGTAAGCTTTGAAAAAGGGGCATATACAGAGATCGATAACCTCGCAGATACTCTGAACTCCACGACCAGGGAGCTATCAAAGGCAGAGGAGCTAAGGAAGGATCTGATGGCGAATGTTACCCACGATCTTAAGACCCCATTGACTGTTATAAGATCATATAGTGAAATGATAAGGGACATATCCGGCGAGTCAAAGGAAAAGAGAGAAGCGCATCTGGAAACCATAATCCAAGAGAGTGACAAGCTGTCATCCCTTGTTGATGATATGCTGGAGCTCTCACGGGTTCAGTCAGGACTTAGAGATATGGAGATGGAAGAACTTGATCTGACGGAGCTTTCAAGGGAGGTTCTGGATAGATTCAACTATTTCCAGGAAAATGAAGGATATACTTTCCAGCTTACTGCAAATGGGGATACAATTGTCCTCGGGGATAAAAGGAAGCTCTCGCAGGCTATCTATAACCTAATTGGTAATGCAGTAAATTACACGGATGATGACAGGCGGATAGCTATAAAAGTAGAAGGAGATGACGATTCAGTAAGGTTTTCAATAGAGGATCACGGTCCTGGAATTGCTGCTGATGAAATCGACTATATCTGGGACAGGTACTACAGAGGCGGGAAAAGCCATTCCAGAAGAAAAACAGGTTCGGGCATAGGACTTTCATTGGTGAAATCAATAATTATGGCTCATAACGGAGAATATGGAGTAATGAGCAAGGAAGGCGAAGGGAGTACCTTTTACTTCAGACTCAGAAAATAG